The Spirosoma foliorum genome has a window encoding:
- a CDS encoding RagB/SusD family nutrient uptake outer membrane protein yields the protein MKNLTSKLIIVTATLMLSTSACQDKFLEVAPTGQLSSDQLTSKAGIEGILVSSYAQLNGRGFRRVTSSFNWLRGSISGGEANKGSNSGDYGDLVPWMTYQLYPSLFDIGQKWSAMFEGISRANAVLRALPSASVDVTATDKQRISAEARFLRAHYYFDLKRSFNLVPYVDESVGYGTGAEKVPNNVEIWPKIEADFKYAVDNLPETQTLVGRANKWAAMAYLAKTYLYQKKYTEAKALFDQVIANGVTSGGMKYGLVANYTDIFNAAKETNAESIFAIQNAANTGSSDNAATDLANNFPYNTGSSGPAGCCGYFPPSFELANSFRVDGTGLPLLDGSYNSDANQLKTDQGILSNQPFTPDAGPVDPRLDWSVGRRGIPYLDWSIHPGFAWIRDQSFAGPYSPKKFIYYKSQDKILTDASTSTDAYSAINYNIIRFADVLLMAAECEIEIGSLETARKYVNMIRTRAANADTWVKMPDGKNAANYVIANYTTPWTDKVAARTAVQFERKLELSGEGHRFFDLVRWGTASTVLNAFLAYESKKLPVAYSGGKYTPGRDEYIPIPQTQIDYQGKSVLTQNPGY from the coding sequence ATGAAAAATCTTACCAGTAAATTAATCATAGTGACCGCAACGCTGATGTTGTCGACTTCTGCCTGCCAGGATAAGTTTCTGGAGGTGGCGCCCACCGGCCAATTATCCAGCGACCAGTTAACATCCAAGGCGGGTATTGAGGGCATTCTGGTGTCGTCATATGCCCAGTTGAACGGGCGCGGCTTCCGGCGGGTAACCAGTTCCTTTAACTGGCTGCGAGGAAGTATATCGGGAGGAGAAGCCAATAAGGGCTCAAATTCAGGCGATTACGGCGACCTCGTTCCTTGGATGACGTATCAGTTATATCCCAGCCTTTTTGACATTGGCCAGAAATGGAGTGCCATGTTTGAAGGAATCAGCCGGGCAAATGCGGTGCTACGTGCGCTTCCATCGGCTAGTGTCGATGTAACGGCGACCGACAAACAGCGGATATCGGCTGAAGCCCGTTTTCTGCGTGCTCACTATTACTTCGATCTCAAACGGAGTTTCAATCTTGTGCCCTATGTAGATGAATCGGTGGGCTACGGAACGGGTGCCGAAAAAGTGCCGAACAACGTTGAAATATGGCCTAAAATCGAAGCCGATTTCAAATATGCAGTCGATAATCTGCCTGAAACCCAAACGCTGGTCGGTCGGGCGAACAAGTGGGCAGCTATGGCTTATCTGGCGAAAACCTACCTGTATCAAAAGAAATATACAGAGGCCAAAGCGCTTTTCGATCAGGTGATTGCCAACGGCGTTACATCAGGCGGAATGAAATATGGTCTCGTAGCGAACTATACCGATATTTTTAACGCGGCCAAAGAAACCAACGCTGAGTCGATTTTTGCCATTCAGAATGCGGCCAATACAGGTAGTTCGGATAATGCCGCCACTGACCTAGCCAATAATTTCCCATACAACACGGGCTCGAGTGGTCCGGCGGGTTGCTGCGGCTATTTCCCACCCAGCTTTGAATTAGCGAACTCGTTTCGGGTGGATGGCACTGGCCTTCCTTTGTTGGATGGTTCCTACAATTCGGATGCAAACCAGTTGAAAACGGATCAGGGAATTCTCTCAAATCAGCCATTTACGCCTGATGCGGGCCCAGTTGATCCCCGGCTGGATTGGTCGGTTGGTCGTCGGGGTATTCCGTATCTGGATTGGTCGATTCATCCTGGCTTTGCCTGGATTCGCGACCAGAGTTTCGCTGGGCCCTATTCGCCCAAAAAGTTTATCTACTACAAATCGCAGGACAAAATCCTGACTGATGCTAGTACGTCAACCGATGCGTATTCGGCCATCAATTACAACATCATCCGCTTTGCCGACGTACTGCTGATGGCAGCTGAGTGCGAAATTGAAATAGGAAGTCTGGAAACGGCTCGCAAGTACGTCAACATGATTCGGACGCGGGCCGCCAACGCTGATACGTGGGTAAAGATGCCTGATGGTAAGAATGCCGCGAACTACGTAATTGCCAACTACACAACGCCTTGGACTGATAAAGTCGCGGCCCGAACGGCGGTTCAATTTGAGCGCAAACTTGAACTTTCGGGCGAAGGTCACCGCTTCTTTGATCTGGTTCGTTGGGGAACGGCTTCTACTGTGTTAAATGCATTCCTGGCCTACGAATCAAAGAAGTTACCAGTTGCTTATAGTGGTGGCAAATACACCCCAGGTCGAGACGAATATATCCCAATCCCGCAAACTCAAATTGATTATCAGGGCAAAAGCGTTCTGACGCAAAATCCGGGCTATTGA
- a CDS encoding carboxylesterase/lipase family protein, which translates to MSNNRREFLQKLSLGATTFGVSPIPLEVVAKPTGFNRKDSVVASESNAVVETTAGKVRGYTHNGIVNFKGIPYAATTAEEARFMPPAKLAPWTGVRNSLIYGPVCPQKPNGGWSSEEYAFLYQWNDGLQGEDCLRLNVWSPGVNDGKKRPVLFWMHGGAFFSGSSQEHPSYDGENLSRFGDVVVVSINHRLNVFGFLDMSDYGSQYAQSGNVGMLDLVAALEWVRDNIAQFGGDAGNVTIFGQSGGAAKVTTLMAMPSAKGLFHKGISESSSTVQVATHTYAAQLAEHVLNDLKLNRSNIADIHKLPFARITEAGMAAEKKMGTTIPPGVGRAGWQPVVDGTVLPAHPFEPAVPAYSANIPMIIGTNRNEASASINNPGMESIDDDGVKKKLAERFGDKSIQIYEVLRKVHPKAKPVELLSYVAPYNPMAYLQAERKAAQNAAPVYLYLFSWQTPVLDGRPRSFHCSEIPFVFANTDRCETMTGGGDEARELANKMSQAWINFARTGNPNHKGLPNWPTFTPDKGAMMVFNKTSEVRNDPDGEARKMLEPLYYKRSV; encoded by the coding sequence ATGAGTAATAACCGTAGAGAATTCCTTCAAAAGCTTAGCCTTGGTGCTACCACTTTTGGCGTCTCCCCCATTCCGTTAGAAGTCGTTGCCAAGCCCACAGGTTTCAATCGGAAAGACAGCGTTGTCGCTTCGGAATCGAATGCAGTGGTGGAAACAACGGCGGGGAAAGTGCGCGGCTATACGCATAATGGCATTGTCAATTTTAAGGGAATTCCGTACGCAGCAACCACCGCAGAAGAGGCTCGTTTTATGCCGCCCGCCAAACTCGCTCCCTGGACGGGCGTTCGTAACTCACTCATTTACGGGCCGGTCTGTCCCCAGAAACCAAATGGCGGCTGGAGTTCGGAAGAGTACGCATTTCTATATCAGTGGAACGACGGCTTGCAGGGCGAAGACTGCCTACGATTGAATGTCTGGTCGCCGGGCGTTAACGATGGAAAGAAACGGCCGGTTCTATTCTGGATGCACGGGGGGGCTTTTTTCTCCGGCTCCAGTCAGGAACACCCTTCTTACGACGGCGAAAATCTAAGTCGATTCGGTGATGTCGTTGTTGTCTCGATCAACCACCGGCTTAACGTTTTCGGGTTTCTGGATATGTCTGATTACGGCAGCCAGTACGCTCAATCGGGGAACGTGGGTATGCTTGATTTGGTGGCGGCCCTCGAATGGGTACGCGACAACATTGCTCAGTTTGGGGGCGATGCGGGCAATGTAACGATTTTCGGGCAGTCGGGTGGAGCGGCCAAAGTAACGACGCTCATGGCAATGCCGTCAGCAAAAGGTTTGTTTCATAAAGGCATTTCGGAAAGTAGCTCAACGGTTCAGGTGGCAACGCATACCTACGCGGCCCAACTCGCTGAGCATGTGTTGAATGATCTGAAACTCAACCGGTCGAACATTGCTGATATTCATAAACTCCCTTTTGCGCGCATAACGGAAGCGGGAATGGCTGCCGAGAAGAAAATGGGAACCACAATACCGCCAGGCGTTGGTCGGGCGGGGTGGCAACCGGTTGTGGATGGCACTGTGTTGCCTGCCCATCCGTTTGAGCCTGCCGTTCCAGCCTATTCAGCGAATATCCCGATGATCATCGGGACAAACCGCAATGAAGCCTCGGCCAGTATTAACAACCCCGGTATGGAATCAATCGATGATGATGGGGTGAAAAAGAAACTGGCTGAGCGCTTTGGCGACAAGAGCATCCAGATTTATGAGGTGTTACGTAAGGTTCACCCAAAAGCGAAGCCCGTTGAACTGCTTTCCTACGTAGCTCCGTATAATCCAATGGCCTACCTACAAGCCGAACGGAAAGCAGCCCAAAATGCCGCCCCTGTTTATCTCTACCTTTTTTCCTGGCAGACGCCCGTGTTGGACGGCCGCCCCCGCTCATTCCATTGCAGCGAAATCCCGTTTGTATTTGCGAATACCGACCGTTGCGAAACGATGACTGGCGGAGGAGACGAAGCTCGGGAGTTGGCTAACAAAATGAGTCAGGCCTGGATAAATTTCGCCCGAACCGGCAATCCGAATCATAAAGGACTCCCCAATTGGCCCACCTTTACGCCCGACAAAGGCGCGATGATGGTCTTCAACAAAACCAGTGAAGTACGGAACGACCCTGACGGCGAAGCACGGAAAATGCTGGAGCCTCTTTACTATAAAAGAAGCGTTTAG